GATTCTGAATTTGTCGCTCCGCAGGAATTCCAGCAGTTTGGCAGGGTGATCGACGATTCTGCCCTGCCATGTGGGGCGGATATCTCGTGTTGCGGCGATGGGTCTTAACACGGTAGCAACTCCGCGCGGATTCTTGGCTGCAAGAAGCCTCTTCACGATATGAGGCCAGTGCTCTTCCAGCCACTCAATTAGGTTGTCGCGGTTTAGGAAAAGCTCTGTGTCGCTAATCTTTGCGCTCGGGCCAGGGCGCTTTTTCTCTGTGCCATAGATAGCCTCCGAGAAGTGAGCAGGCAGTACGCCCGACGCGCGATCAATCTCTTCTTGCATCTGTTCGATTCTCGCTTCCAGGCTCGCTACTCGGCTTTCCAGCGATTTCTTCGGCTTTTGCGAATGCCCCGTCAATAGGGAAGCACGCTTTTTGTTTCGTCGATTGACGCCCGCTTTAGCATTTCTGCCGTGAGTCATGCCCTGCCTTCTCTGAAATTCCGCGAGTGCAGATTCTCCGTCTGCTCCAACAGAGCTATTTTCTGAAAACCAGCCTCATAATAGCCCGCGTTTAGAGATACATCTCTAAAGACCGCAAGCACAATCCGCGAACTTCAAGAAAGAGGGACAGGTTTCTGATATGGATAACGCCAAACCACCGCAGAGCATTTTAAGACGCTTTGGGCAAAAACTTTCCGAACAAACGAAGGCCGACCCAGAGAAGGAACCGTTGGAACTCAAGCCCGCCATGCCTGAACTGGGCATCGCTCCCTGCCCCGTGTGCGGGCATCGGGTTGCCGTCTTCGTGACCCGAACCAAGCGGCCCTTTATCAATTGCGGCTTCTGTTCGGCTCGAATCTTCTACAACGGCTCCAGGTCAATGGAGCTATTGAAAAACCAGATCAAGGCTCCGAAGAAAGGCGGTTGGCTCAAATGAACACGAACGGGCTACTGCCAAAGCTCAGTGAATCTTCGACGGTAGGGAGAGAACGCTTATGAAAAGCCGGGTGGTTTCGCTTCGAGTTCCCGCCGCCGTAGACGCGGCCCTAGCACGATCTACCTCCGACGCAGGTTTGTCCGACTCAGCCGGGTTGGATTTGCTGTTGCGTAATTCCTTTGACAATTGCCAGCTACTATTCGATTTGGCCGATTGCCCGGACTTCTTGAATTCAAAGCTGGATGTGCGTATCCCGCTCCTTACGTTTGAAAGGCTTCAATCGGCAACTGAGCAATTGAAAATTCCGGCTTCTGTCTACATTCGCAAGCTCTTGTATCACTTCTATATCACCAAGAGCCTGAGATACGTGCAGTCGGACGGTCATTACACACTAGCAGGTCGTCATGTCTAAACAAGAGGTGCTGGGAATATTGGCGACGACCGGATGTTCCATGACGCCGGATAGCGTTTGTAGACAACTACGCGGATTTCATCATCGCAGTTCTGTCTACAGCTACTTGTTTCGTCTACACAAACAAGGCTTGCTTCTGCGTCAAACAGTTCATGGCCGGATCGCATATCACATTTCTCAACGCGGAATCGAGCGTTTGCGTTTTCTAAGGTCACGAATAGAGCCGAAGGCCGGAGTTCTTCCATGAACCGACAATCGGAATGGCTGACGGCCACGGAAGCCGCCGGATACCTTAAGGTCAAGGTCCGCACGCTCTTGCTTTGGGTCCGGCTCGGCAAAGTGAAAGCCTTTGCACTCTCAGGCGTCAAGAGGCGCGTCTGGCGCTTTCGCCATGCGGACTTGGACGCCGTTCTCCTGGAACCTGCCGTGCTACCATCCGAATCGCCATCCGTGCGCCCTGCCGAAAGGATGGATCAATGAAAAGGGCAGCACGGCACAAAACCGGAAGTGTAGTGTTCGATAAACGACGTAAGACATGGAATTTCTTGTGGTGGGAAGAAGGCAAACGGCGCTCGATGCTGATCGGGACCGTAAGCCAACATCGCACCAAGGCAAGCGCTTGGCGTGCAGCCAAGGCACTCCAGGACGCTTTGGAAGACCAATCAAAACGTGTAAGCAATGTGCTAACCGTCAACACGCTCGTTCAACAATACCGATTAGAGAAGATGCCTAAGCGAGTCGATACTCGACGTTCCTACGAAGTTTGGCTGAGGAATCACATAATGCCACGATGGGGTGATTGCTCGCTATCCCAAGTACAGGCACGCCCGGTAGAACTATGGTTGGAATCTTTGCTACTTGCTCCCAAGAGCAAGGCGCACATCCGTGGCGTACTCAGCATTCTATGGGACTTCGCTGTTTGGCGCGGGGAAATCCCGATGCAGCGAAATCCAATGGAACTGGTGACCGTTAAGGGTGCGACCAAGCGCAAACGGCAACCGCGAAGTCTGACTGTGGAAGAATTCCAGAAGTTCACACACCATCTGGAAGAACCGTTCCGCACGATGGCTTTGCTCTGCTGTTGCCTTGGCCTGCGAATCAGCGAGTGCCTCGGATTAAAATGGTCCGACGTGGACTGGATCAATGAAAGGCTGACGGTCGAACGAGGCGTGGTGTGCCAGCAAGTTGACGATGTGAAAACCGCAGAGTCACGTAAGATACTGGTGATTAGCCGCGAACTGCTGTATACCGTTAAGACCCTGAAGCAATTAACCCAGTTCTCAGCTAGTGAGGATTGGATGTTTGCCTCACCGGTGCAGCTTGGCAGATTGCCTTGGTCTTACGATCAAGTCTGGCGTACGTACCAGAAAGCAGCTGGCAAAGCGGGGATCGGCGGACTTGGCACTCATGCGTTGCGTCATACGTACAGGTCGTGGTTGGATTCGGTTGGTACACCTGTCGGCGTGCAGCAGAAGCTTATGCGGCATGCGGACATCCGTACAACGATGAACGTATAC
Above is a window of Candidatus Sulfotelmatobacter sp. DNA encoding:
- a CDS encoding site-specific integrase, giving the protein MKRAARHKTGSVVFDKRRKTWNFLWWEEGKRRSMLIGTVSQHRTKASAWRAAKALQDALEDQSKRVSNVLTVNTLVQQYRLEKMPKRVDTRRSYEVWLRNHIMPRWGDCSLSQVQARPVELWLESLLLAPKSKAHIRGVLSILWDFAVWRGEIPMQRNPMELVTVKGATKRKRQPRSLTVEEFQKFTHHLEEPFRTMALLCCCLGLRISECLGLKWSDVDWINERLTVERGVVCQQVDDVKTAESRKILVISRELLYTVKTLKQLTQFSASEDWMFASPVQLGRLPWSYDQVWRTYQKAAGKAGIGGLGTHALRHTYRSWLDSVGTPVGVQQKLMRHADIRTTMNVYGDAASAEMAEAHGKIVRLALPQS